A stretch of the Vagococcus xieshaowenii genome encodes the following:
- the pknB gene encoding Stk1 family PASTA domain-containing Ser/Thr kinase produces MVEIGNKINGRYRIIRSIGSGGMANVYLAYDLILDREVAVKVLRFDFLDDETAIRRFRREALAASELVHPNIVGIYDVGEEDNRQYLIMEYVKGTDLKKYIKENHPLSKERVIAIMQQVLSAIGLAHEHRIIHRDLKPQNILMDEAGNVKIADFGIAIALSETSLTQTNTLLGSVHYLSPEQARGSMATRQSDIYALGIILYELLVGKVPFEGESAVSIALKHFQSDMPSVREQLPDVPQSLENVILKATTKEPSDRYVSADEMAKDLMTCLLPERANEPIFKPKSIMEDETKRIQPISDAQVTKANQTNQLDKESDEITVEKPPKIEPKKKKRRGGKIGLLLMLGVLAVLAGVWLAPSGTTIPDVSGQTIDEAITLLEDKGFKVSDDYEEAFSETVKADRVISTSPRIGTRAFKSEKIILTVSKGSEKIEIGNYIGSRLTDAKKELLDLGFTDDQIKIDEVEDPDYEPGVIVSQSPAEGSKISLADGQVELKVSVGTETIILENLTGYTLTEAINYLNGQGLGFTQATSEFSNSIPENSVISTSPGAGASLVKGNSVMIVLSKGPEPVETVESSEEPEVESTEESSADSESSEESTEESTEDSSKETSSETSTSSEVAKEELSSEKTEDSSQ; encoded by the coding sequence ATGGTAGAAATAGGTAACAAAATAAACGGTCGTTACCGAATTATTCGAAGTATTGGTAGTGGTGGTATGGCCAATGTCTACCTTGCTTACGATTTGATTTTAGATCGTGAGGTAGCTGTAAAGGTGCTACGATTTGATTTTCTTGATGATGAAACAGCCATTAGAAGATTTAGAAGAGAAGCTTTAGCCGCTTCAGAATTAGTCCATCCAAATATTGTTGGTATTTATGATGTTGGTGAAGAAGATAATCGTCAATATTTAATAATGGAATATGTCAAAGGAACAGACTTAAAAAAATATATTAAAGAGAACCACCCATTATCTAAGGAACGAGTAATTGCTATTATGCAACAAGTTCTTTCGGCAATTGGTTTGGCACATGAACATCGTATCATTCATAGAGACTTGAAACCCCAAAATATTTTAATGGATGAAGCAGGAAATGTTAAGATTGCTGATTTTGGCATCGCTATTGCGTTATCAGAGACATCTTTAACACAGACTAATACATTATTAGGTTCTGTCCATTATTTATCACCAGAGCAAGCAAGAGGAAGCATGGCAACACGCCAGTCGGATATTTATGCTTTAGGGATTATTTTGTATGAACTATTAGTAGGAAAAGTACCGTTTGAAGGAGAATCAGCAGTTTCTATTGCATTGAAACATTTTCAATCGGATATGCCTTCTGTGCGTGAACAATTACCTGATGTTCCACAAAGTTTAGAAAATGTTATTCTTAAAGCAACAACAAAAGAGCCTTCAGATCGCTACGTTTCTGCTGATGAAATGGCAAAAGATTTAATGACCTGTTTATTGCCAGAACGAGCAAATGAACCTATATTTAAACCAAAATCAATTATGGAAGATGAAACCAAACGAATTCAACCTATAAGCGATGCACAAGTAACAAAAGCTAATCAGACCAATCAATTGGATAAAGAGTCCGATGAGATAACAGTTGAAAAACCGCCTAAAATTGAACCTAAGAAGAAAAAACGACGTGGGGGTAAGATCGGGTTATTGTTAATGCTAGGTGTTTTAGCAGTTTTAGCAGGTGTCTGGCTTGCACCATCAGGAACAACTATTCCCGATGTTTCAGGTCAAACGATTGATGAAGCTATTACATTGCTAGAAGACAAAGGATTTAAGGTGTCGGATGATTATGAAGAAGCTTTTTCTGAAACAGTTAAAGCTGACCGAGTGATTAGCACATCACCTCGTATTGGAACGCGTGCCTTTAAATCTGAAAAAATAATTTTAACCGTTAGTAAAGGGTCTGAAAAAATTGAGATTGGTAACTATATTGGCTCTCGCTTGACAGATGCTAAAAAAGAATTATTAGATTTAGGTTTTACGGATGATCAAATTAAAATAGATGAAGTGGAAGATCCGGATTATGAACCAGGTGTCATTGTGAGTCAATCACCGGCAGAAGGGTCTAAAATTTCGCTAGCTGATGGTCAAGTAGAGTTAAAAGTCAGCGTGGGAACTGAAACGATTATTTTAGAAAATTTAACAGGTTACACATTAACTGAAGCTATTAATTATTTAAATGGCCAAGGATTAGGTTTTACTCAGGCTACAAGTGAATTTTCAAATAGTATTCCTGAGAATTCTGTTATAAGTACCTCACCAGGAGCGGGTGCAAGTTTAGTAAAAGGGAACTCTGTCATGATTGTGCTTTCAAAAGGACCAGAACCTGTTGAAACTGTCGAATCATCTGAAGAACCAGAAGTTGAATCAACTGAAGAGTCGTCAGCTGATTCAGAAAGCTCTGAAGAAAGTACGGAAGAAAGTACGGAAGATAGTTCAAAAGAAACATCATCTGAAACAAGCACATCTTCTGAGGTTGCCAAAGAAGAGTTATCTAGTGAAAAGACAGAAGATTCAAGTCAATAA
- a CDS encoding Stp1/IreP family PP2C-type Ser/Thr phosphatase: protein MKVAFQTNVGKKRSSNQDSVGLYINQKNIALAIVADGMGGHQAGDIASQLTVSQLGDAWEQTDIDDEELATSWLNVEIQRLNHLIYEEGIQFPERVGMGTTIVAAVVIDKRVILFNVGDSRSYRVRGDVISQLTEDHSLVNELVKTGEISKEEAQQHPRRNVLTRSLGLPTDVEIDSVTVDLLLNDYIILCTDGLSNMVPDERMLRVVSSEMTLKKKVTTLIEIANEAGGKDNITVLLMDFEDEEGEN from the coding sequence ATGAAAGTTGCTTTTCAAACGAATGTAGGGAAAAAACGTTCAAGTAACCAAGATTCTGTTGGTTTGTATATTAATCAGAAAAATATCGCGTTAGCAATTGTGGCCGATGGAATGGGAGGTCATCAAGCCGGAGATATCGCGAGTCAGTTGACCGTTAGTCAATTAGGCGATGCATGGGAACAAACCGATATTGATGACGAAGAGCTTGCAACGTCATGGTTAAATGTTGAAATTCAACGACTAAACCATTTGATTTATGAAGAAGGTATTCAATTTCCAGAACGAGTAGGTATGGGAACAACGATTGTTGCAGCAGTTGTAATTGATAAGCGTGTCATTTTATTCAATGTTGGAGATAGCCGTTCTTATAGGGTAAGAGGAGATGTTATTTCACAGTTAACAGAGGATCATTCGCTAGTTAACGAATTAGTGAAAACAGGTGAAATCTCAAAAGAAGAAGCCCAGCAACATCCAAGAAGAAATGTCTTAACACGTTCTCTAGGGTTACCTACTGATGTTGAAATTGATAGTGTAACTGTGGACTTACTATTGAATGACTATATCATTTTATGTACAGATGGCTTAAGTAATATGGTACCTGATGAGCGTATGTTAAGAGTTGTTAGTAGTGAGATGACACTCAAGAAAAAAGTAACAACGTTAATTGAAATCGCAAATGAAGCAGGCGGTAAGGACAACATTACGGTTCTGCTGATGGATTTTGAAGACGAAGAGGGTGAAAACTAA
- the rsmB gene encoding 16S rRNA (cytosine(967)-C(5))-methyltransferase RsmB: MNKQVPTKIKQNPRFVAMNLLTQVDQNQAYSNLLVDKGIRDGQLDARDGRLMTEIVYGTISRRLTLEYYLAPFIQKVKKIDPWVKQLLLLSMYQLHYLDRVPAHGIVNDAVDIAKAYGNPGIGKFVNGVLRNVLRTELPDLEEIDNTTKRLSVQLSLPEWLVDKLLATIGENETIALGESLFETSRSSARVNTALISREDALIQLKDEGYEVEASEVSTFGIIAASGFLAGSELFKKGYITIQDESSMLVAPSLQLELDDIVLDACAAPGGKTTHIAQFLDASVGGRVLGLDIHQHKTKLIEKNAQRLQLESVVSAQQLDAREVKNTFEDDAFDKILVDAPCSGLGLLRRKPDIKYSKKPEDFVNLPKIQLEILESVATKVKQYGIITYSTCTILPEENEQVIEAFLAKHPEFEIIDVAGADKFAKSNSYVTLYPHEYGTDGFFICSLRRVK; the protein is encoded by the coding sequence ATGAATAAGCAAGTCCCAACTAAAATCAAACAAAATCCACGTTTTGTGGCAATGAACTTGTTAACGCAAGTAGATCAAAATCAAGCGTATTCGAATCTATTAGTAGATAAAGGCATTAGAGATGGCCAATTAGACGCTCGTGATGGCCGTTTAATGACAGAAATCGTTTATGGTACGATTAGTCGCCGTTTAACCTTAGAATATTATTTAGCGCCTTTTATTCAAAAGGTCAAAAAAATCGATCCGTGGGTTAAACAACTGTTATTACTATCAATGTATCAATTGCATTATCTAGATCGTGTTCCAGCGCATGGCATTGTTAATGATGCGGTAGACATTGCGAAGGCTTATGGTAATCCTGGCATTGGAAAATTTGTCAATGGTGTCTTACGTAATGTCTTGCGAACAGAATTACCAGATTTAGAGGAAATCGATAATACGACGAAACGTCTGTCTGTTCAATTAAGTTTACCGGAATGGTTAGTGGATAAATTGTTAGCAACAATTGGAGAAAATGAAACTATCGCATTAGGCGAATCACTGTTTGAAACGAGTCGTTCAAGTGCGCGTGTTAACACAGCATTGATTTCAAGAGAGGACGCACTTATCCAATTAAAAGATGAAGGATATGAAGTTGAAGCGTCAGAGGTTTCAACTTTTGGGATTATTGCTGCTTCAGGTTTCTTAGCAGGAAGTGAGTTATTCAAAAAGGGTTATATCACCATTCAAGATGAAAGCTCGATGTTAGTCGCACCAAGCTTGCAGTTAGAACTTGATGATATTGTACTGGACGCTTGTGCAGCGCCAGGTGGAAAAACCACACATATTGCCCAATTTTTAGATGCAAGCGTTGGAGGACGTGTATTAGGACTGGATATTCATCAACACAAAACAAAATTGATTGAAAAAAATGCCCAACGCCTTCAGTTGGAGTCAGTAGTGAGTGCTCAACAACTTGATGCTAGAGAAGTAAAAAATACATTTGAAGATGACGCGTTTGATAAAATTTTAGTTGATGCGCCGTGTTCAGGATTAGGTTTACTACGTAGAAAACCAGATATTAAGTATAGTAAAAAGCCAGAAGATTTTGTGAATTTACCAAAAATTCAACTTGAAATTCTTGAAAGTGTGGCTACGAAAGTGAAACAATATGGTATTATTACTTATAGTACCTGTACCATATTGCCTGAAGAAAATGAACAGGTCATTGAAGCTTTTTTAGCTAAACATCCTGAATTTGAAATAATTGATGTTGCAGGGGCTGATAAGTTTGCGAAATCAAACAGTTATGTAACACTTTATCCACACGAATATGGAACAGATGGGTTCTTTATTTGTAGTTTAAGAAGAGTTAAATAA
- the fmt gene encoding methionyl-tRNA formyltransferase, translating into MTKIVFMGTPAFSVPILEGLIKNGYEILAVVTQPDRPVGRKKILTPPPVKEAALKHGLEILQPEKISGSTEMARVIELAPDLIVTAAFGQFLPESLLNAPTYGAVNVHASLLPKYRGGAPVHYAIMNGEKETGVTIMRMVKQMDAGDILTQRSIAIESNDNVGSMFDKLSQVGHDLLLETLPELLAGNITPVQQREEEATYSPNISREQEQIDWNKSAQAVDWQVRGMYPWPVAYTMNQENRWKILGGFVGEETTDASIGTIVAIDKKDFSIACGNQSVYHVTHIQPAGKGSLTAQEFINGVGRQTQIGDQLN; encoded by the coding sequence ATGACTAAAATCGTATTTATGGGAACGCCAGCTTTTTCAGTTCCTATCTTAGAAGGGTTAATAAAAAATGGGTACGAAATATTAGCGGTTGTGACACAACCAGATCGCCCAGTTGGACGTAAAAAAATACTAACCCCTCCACCAGTCAAAGAGGCGGCATTAAAACATGGGTTAGAAATTCTACAACCAGAAAAAATATCTGGTTCAACAGAAATGGCGCGTGTCATTGAATTGGCACCTGATTTAATCGTGACAGCTGCTTTTGGGCAGTTTTTACCAGAAAGTTTATTAAATGCGCCAACATACGGAGCAGTAAATGTTCATGCGTCATTACTCCCTAAATATCGTGGTGGTGCGCCTGTTCATTACGCCATTATGAATGGTGAAAAAGAAACAGGGGTTACGATCATGCGTATGGTCAAACAAATGGACGCTGGAGATATCTTAACGCAACGTTCAATTGCGATTGAATCAAATGATAATGTAGGCTCGATGTTTGATAAGTTGAGTCAAGTCGGTCATGACTTACTATTAGAAACTCTGCCAGAACTATTAGCAGGGAATATTACTCCCGTTCAACAACGTGAGGAAGAGGCAACGTATTCGCCTAATATTTCACGAGAACAAGAACAAATTGATTGGAATAAATCAGCTCAAGCCGTTGATTGGCAAGTACGTGGTATGTATCCGTGGCCTGTTGCTTATACAATGAATCAAGAAAATCGTTGGAAAATTTTGGGAGGATTTGTGGGAGAAGAAACAACCGATGCGTCAATAGGTACAATTGTAGCAATTGATAAAAAAGACTTTAGTATTGCGTGTGGCAATCAAAGCGTTTATCACGTGACGCATATCCAACCAGCGGGCAAAGGTTCTTTAACGGCACAAGAATTTATAAATGGAGTAGGTCGTCAAACACAAATTGGCGATCAATTAAACTAA
- the def gene encoding peptide deformylase, with protein MNYPVVLHPDKLLKKQAKKVEAITEELIVMLDNMYETMVAHDGVGLAAPQIGRSLRIAVIQADEEDDILELINPEIVSFEGETIDVEACLSIPGKYGLVPRHDRIVIRYFDREGVEYELEADDYFSRIIQHEMDHLDGILFIDKATRLMSEEEMVQYMEELEND; from the coding sequence ATGAATTATCCAGTAGTACTTCACCCAGATAAATTATTAAAGAAACAAGCGAAAAAAGTAGAAGCGATTACCGAAGAATTAATTGTCATGTTAGATAATATGTATGAGACAATGGTAGCTCATGATGGTGTCGGCTTAGCAGCGCCTCAAATTGGTCGATCACTTCGTATTGCAGTTATTCAAGCAGATGAAGAAGATGATATTTTAGAGCTAATTAACCCAGAAATTGTCTCTTTTGAAGGTGAGACGATAGATGTTGAAGCGTGTCTTAGCATACCTGGAAAATATGGATTAGTCCCTAGACATGATCGTATTGTAATTCGCTATTTTGATCGTGAAGGTGTCGAATACGAGTTAGAAGCAGATGATTATTTTTCTCGTATTATTCAACATGAAATGGACCACTTAGACGGTATTTTATTTATTGATAAAGCAACTAGATTAATGAGTGAAGAAGAAATGGTACAGTATATGGAGGAATTAGAAAATGACTAA
- the priA gene encoding primosomal protein N', whose translation MRKVAEVIVDVPTMQTDLPYTYLIPDELEDKILPGMRVIVPFGKGNRKIQGFVTAINEILPTEDLTALKQIEAPMDLVPVLSKELLEMAEEMRRTTLAFKITCFQTMLPNVMKASYDKKLVVRSDCPQEIMDTVFDGLAEMTWEDAQTSGKLPTIMKLRQENLVDVVYLVNKKNRVKTIKGFQSLLTSQELMAVKDSLKPNAKQQHLLIDVLLLLDGSMISNKEAQELYDISTAVIKTGQTKGWLNIIEQEVKRDPYANHTFKQTFAATLNSEQQLAYEAITHAVREQKSETFLLEGITGSGKTEVYLQVIADVLKENKTGIVLVPEISLTPQTVRRFKERFGSEVAVLHSALSVGEKYDEWRKIEHGDAKVVVGARSAIFAPLDNLGVIIIDEEHESTYKQEENPRYHARDLAIWRANYHQCPVVLGSATPSLETRARAQKKVYHMLQLTERATQASRLPKTEIINMTEAETFGKMQTFSRHLLEKIQLRLHKKEQVVLMLNRRGYSSFVMCRDCGFVVPCPNCDISLTLHMDSHSMKCHYCGHEEPIPNKCPDCQSNKIRYYGTGTQKVEEELTQLFPKARILRMDVDTTRKKGAHERLLEQFGQHEADILLGTQMIAKGLDFPNVTLVGVLNADTALNLPDFRASERTFQLLTQVSGRAGRGDKAGEVVIQTFNPDHYAIQLAKRHDYEQFFRYEMSVRHEANYPPYYFTAQIIASHPEENVVAKKMYDILLGLKEQLSAQAIILGPTPKAVMRVNNRYFYQIVIKYKAEPHLYEYLRSILENNQTEISKGLKLSVDTEPLNFV comes from the coding sequence ATGCGAAAAGTAGCTGAAGTAATTGTCGATGTCCCTACAATGCAAACAGACTTGCCCTATACGTATCTCATTCCTGATGAATTAGAAGATAAGATTCTCCCTGGTATGCGAGTGATTGTGCCTTTTGGTAAAGGTAATCGTAAAATACAAGGATTTGTAACGGCAATCAACGAGATACTACCAACAGAGGATTTAACAGCTCTGAAACAGATTGAAGCACCGATGGATTTGGTGCCAGTGCTCTCAAAAGAATTGCTAGAGATGGCTGAGGAAATGCGACGTACGACATTGGCATTTAAGATTACTTGTTTTCAAACGATGCTCCCCAATGTAATGAAAGCTTCTTACGATAAAAAGTTAGTCGTACGCTCAGATTGTCCACAAGAAATTATGGATACGGTATTTGATGGTTTAGCTGAAATGACGTGGGAAGACGCTCAAACAAGCGGTAAACTCCCTACTATTATGAAGTTACGTCAAGAAAATCTCGTCGATGTCGTCTACTTGGTAAACAAAAAGAATCGTGTTAAAACAATTAAAGGCTTTCAATCTCTTTTAACCAGTCAAGAGTTAATGGCAGTTAAGGACTCGCTAAAGCCTAATGCGAAACAGCAACATTTACTAATAGATGTCCTACTGTTGCTCGATGGCAGCATGATATCTAATAAAGAAGCCCAAGAATTGTATGATATTTCTACAGCCGTTATTAAAACTGGGCAAACCAAGGGCTGGTTGAACATCATTGAACAAGAAGTAAAACGTGATCCTTATGCTAATCACACGTTCAAACAAACGTTTGCAGCGACATTAAATAGCGAACAACAACTGGCTTACGAAGCAATTACTCACGCTGTTAGAGAGCAAAAATCAGAGACATTTTTATTAGAAGGAATTACTGGTAGTGGGAAAACAGAAGTTTATTTACAAGTTATAGCCGATGTCTTGAAAGAAAATAAAACAGGCATTGTCCTAGTTCCAGAAATATCATTGACGCCTCAAACCGTTCGACGATTTAAAGAACGGTTTGGTTCTGAGGTAGCTGTCTTACACAGCGCGCTATCAGTCGGCGAAAAATATGACGAGTGGCGTAAGATTGAACATGGAGATGCCAAAGTAGTGGTCGGTGCGAGGTCGGCTATTTTTGCCCCACTTGATAATTTAGGTGTTATTATTATTGACGAAGAGCATGAAAGTACCTATAAGCAAGAAGAAAACCCTCGCTATCATGCGAGAGACTTAGCCATTTGGCGCGCAAATTATCACCAATGTCCGGTTGTATTAGGAAGCGCTACGCCTTCACTTGAAACCCGTGCTAGAGCGCAAAAAAAAGTTTACCACATGTTGCAACTAACGGAACGTGCCACACAAGCAAGTCGTCTACCAAAAACTGAGATTATTAATATGACGGAAGCCGAAACATTTGGAAAGATGCAAACTTTTTCTCGTCATCTCTTAGAAAAAATCCAATTGCGACTTCACAAAAAAGAACAAGTCGTATTGATGCTAAATCGTCGAGGTTATTCATCCTTTGTTATGTGTCGCGATTGTGGTTTCGTGGTACCGTGTCCTAACTGTGATATTTCTTTAACGCTACATATGGACAGTCATTCAATGAAATGTCACTATTGTGGACATGAAGAGCCAATTCCTAATAAGTGTCCAGATTGTCAAAGTAATAAAATTCGCTATTATGGAACGGGAACACAAAAAGTAGAAGAAGAGTTGACACAATTATTTCCAAAAGCCAGAATTTTAAGAATGGATGTAGATACGACAAGGAAAAAAGGGGCACACGAGCGCCTGTTAGAACAGTTTGGTCAGCATGAAGCAGATATATTGTTAGGCACCCAGATGATTGCTAAAGGGTTAGATTTCCCTAATGTGACGTTAGTCGGGGTCTTGAATGCTGACACGGCGTTAAATTTACCAGATTTTCGAGCAAGTGAGCGTACGTTCCAATTGTTAACGCAAGTTAGTGGTCGAGCGGGTCGAGGTGACAAAGCAGGAGAAGTAGTTATTCAGACGTTTAATCCGGATCATTACGCGATTCAATTGGCAAAACGTCATGATTATGAGCAGTTCTTTAGATATGAAATGTCAGTTAGGCATGAAGCTAACTATCCGCCGTATTATTTTACGGCGCAAATTATTGCTAGTCATCCAGAAGAAAATGTTGTAGCAAAAAAAATGTATGATATATTATTAGGTTTAAAAGAACAGCTTAGTGCTCAAGCGATTATTTTAGGACCAACGCCTAAAGCGGTTATGCGTGTTAATAATCGTTATTTTTACCAAATCGTGATAAAATATAAAGCCGAACCTCATTTATATGAGTATTTACGTAGTATATTAGAAAATAACCAAACAGAAATAAGCAAAGGTCTTAAACTATCTGTTGATACAGAGCCTTTGAATTTTGTTTAA
- the rpoZ gene encoding DNA-directed RNA polymerase subunit omega, with translation MMLKPSIDSLLEKVDSKYSLVILASKRAHELELGATPMKEDFYSVKHVGQALEEIEMGDVVVDPNPELKRELQRQKEEMRLADKKRERNELEAKLRAEG, from the coding sequence ATGATGTTAAAACCATCAATCGACTCATTATTAGAAAAAGTCGATTCAAAATACTCGCTAGTAATTTTAGCAAGCAAACGCGCGCATGAATTAGAATTAGGTGCAACACCAATGAAGGAAGATTTTTATTCTGTTAAGCACGTTGGTCAAGCATTAGAAGAAATTGAAATGGGCGATGTAGTGGTTGATCCTAACCCTGAATTAAAACGTGAATTACAACGTCAAAAAGAAGAAATGCGTTTAGCTGACAAAAAACGTGAACGTAATGAATTAGAAGCAAAGTTAAGAGCTGAAGGATAA
- the gmk gene encoding guanylate kinase, translated as MSTRGLLFILSGPSGVGKGTVRKALFEKEGNELKYSVSMTTRNRRDGEVDGVDYYFRSREEFEQLIEEGKMLEHAEYVGNYYGTPLDYVNKTLDEGYDVFLEIEVQGAMKVKEKVPNGIFIFLTPPDLGELKARIIGRGTDEMSVIDERMEVAKQEIEMMSHYDYAVVNDKIELAVERIQCVIESEHLKVSNVLEHYQEMMKEW; from the coding sequence ATGTCAACAAGAGGACTATTATTTATCTTGTCAGGACCATCTGGCGTAGGTAAAGGGACAGTGAGAAAAGCGTTATTTGAGAAAGAAGGCAACGAATTAAAATATTCAGTATCCATGACCACACGTAACAGACGTGACGGTGAAGTGGACGGGGTAGATTACTATTTCCGTTCAAGAGAAGAATTTGAACAGTTAATCGAGGAAGGGAAGATGCTTGAACATGCCGAGTATGTCGGTAACTATTACGGCACCCCGCTAGATTACGTGAATAAAACACTTGACGAAGGATACGATGTATTTTTAGAAATAGAAGTGCAAGGTGCTATGAAAGTAAAAGAGAAAGTGCCAAATGGTATCTTTATTTTCTTAACGCCCCCAGACTTAGGAGAATTAAAGGCGCGTATTATCGGTCGTGGAACAGATGAAATGTCTGTTATTGATGAGCGCATGGAAGTGGCGAAACAAGAAATTGAAATGATGAGCCACTATGATTATGCTGTCGTTAATGATAAAATTGAATTAGCTGTAGAGCGTATTCAATGTGTTATTGAGAGCGAACATTTAAAAGTATCCAATGTATTAGAACATTATCAAGAAATGATGAAGGAGTGGTAG
- a CDS encoding YicC/YloC family endoribonuclease gives MKSMTGFGKSQSLNNNIQVEIEIKSVNHRFLDTQFRMPRELLAFENDYKTVLKELIQRGRVESYITVTTNIDNQRQLMIHWSLLDELVLQLNQASEMRYKEKAFNPESIMTGLVTNPQFFEVTENKEMTQEDAQLIMKCYREAVERLDSSRLAEGKQIAGVLTVLLNEFEQQMLAVKELVPEIEQDYRHRLEKRLKQEVGEQFEESRLLTELALLIEKGDIQEELDRLVIHIKKAHELITTDGPIGREFDFLLQEMNREVNTTGSKSVNIAVKELIVQMKTMLEKIKEQIQNIE, from the coding sequence ATGAAAAGTATGACTGGATTTGGCAAAAGCCAATCGTTAAATAATAATATTCAAGTAGAAATTGAAATTAAAAGTGTTAATCACCGCTTTCTTGATACTCAATTTAGGATGCCTCGTGAATTGTTAGCTTTTGAGAATGACTATAAGACTGTTTTAAAAGAATTAATTCAACGAGGAAGAGTGGAAAGTTATATCACCGTAACTACCAATATTGATAATCAACGACAATTAATGATTCATTGGTCGTTATTAGATGAGTTAGTCTTGCAATTAAATCAGGCAAGTGAGATGCGTTATAAAGAAAAGGCGTTTAATCCAGAAAGCATCATGACAGGTCTCGTAACAAATCCACAATTTTTTGAAGTGACAGAAAATAAAGAAATGACCCAAGAAGATGCGCAATTGATTATGAAGTGTTATCGTGAAGCTGTAGAACGACTAGATAGTAGTCGGTTAGCAGAAGGAAAACAGATTGCTGGTGTTTTAACGGTACTGCTAAATGAATTTGAGCAACAAATGTTAGCCGTTAAAGAATTAGTTCCAGAAATTGAACAAGACTATCGTCATCGCCTTGAAAAGCGCTTGAAACAAGAAGTGGGCGAGCAATTTGAAGAAAGTCGTTTGCTAACAGAATTGGCATTATTAATTGAAAAGGGTGACATTCAAGAGGAACTAGACCGCCTAGTCATCCATATAAAAAAAGCGCATGAATTAATCACAACAGATGGTCCAATTGGTCGAGAATTTGATTTTTTACTTCAAGAAATGAATCGTGAAGTAAACACAACAGGGTCTAAATCAGTGAATATTGCTGTTAAAGAACTGATTGTACAAATGAAAACAATGCTTGAGAAAATCAAAGAACAAATTCAAAATATTGAATAA
- a CDS encoding YdbC family protein has translation MAQEFKYEIVEEIVVLSENPKGWRKELNLVSWNDRPAKFDLRDWSPNHEKMGKGVTLTNEEFNLLRETLKNM, from the coding sequence ATGGCACAGGAATTTAAATATGAAATTGTTGAAGAGATTGTAGTACTATCTGAAAATCCAAAAGGTTGGCGTAAAGAGTTGAATTTAGTGAGTTGGAATGATCGTCCTGCGAAGTTTGATTTAAGAGATTGGTCCCCTAATCATGAAAAAATGGGCAAAGGTGTCACCTTAACGAATGAAGAATTTAACCTACTAAGAGAAACGTTAAAAAATATGTAG